One segment of Leptospira kirschneri serovar Cynopteri str. 3522 CT DNA contains the following:
- a CDS encoding proton-conducting transporter membrane subunit, translating into MNLFILNGIGVVVLFLILLAYVLAPTKGQKKIAMWSFLMILCTGLTFAAWNLEGFALQWVLIEATTFTGALLVSSSRTSKLFPIAWKFLLINSFGLGIAFLGIIILTATLHGIDHPVEVLAGKLSEHPENLWLEIGLWLAIFGYSAKLGLFPNHVWVVDTYGESPSQISALIAAFVPVAVSYALRPFIHMDHQLYPTTFSASDGLLILGVITMLQSIVALYQRNDLRMMTAKVALFHSGAIGIFLWMDLPDPVFNFVMAGNIVLKSVLFLTMGIVRMDAGKRELSKIFLSEKINKKALSLYTASLFVAFVLPGSPIFVNDLLLLKVGWAQGQWFVITVPFLGLIFFGVLLYKTVPLFNLEDRPFAKEFASTLQIRMTNSLLLFIMVLGLGIWGFYHLLQGEF; encoded by the coding sequence ATGAATCTTTTTATACTAAACGGAATCGGAGTAGTCGTTCTATTTCTAATTTTACTAGCGTATGTTTTAGCACCTACTAAGGGCCAAAAAAAAATAGCAATGTGGTCTTTTCTAATGATCCTTTGTACTGGACTTACGTTTGCGGCTTGGAACTTAGAAGGATTTGCTCTTCAATGGGTTTTAATCGAAGCGACTACTTTTACGGGAGCCTTATTAGTATCTTCCAGTAGAACTTCGAAGTTGTTTCCGATCGCATGGAAATTTCTCTTGATCAACTCATTCGGTCTCGGAATCGCATTTTTAGGGATCATCATTTTAACGGCAACGTTACACGGAATCGATCATCCCGTAGAAGTTCTTGCGGGCAAATTATCCGAACATCCAGAAAACCTATGGCTTGAGATCGGGCTTTGGTTGGCTATCTTTGGTTATTCCGCAAAACTAGGTCTTTTTCCAAATCACGTCTGGGTCGTGGATACTTATGGAGAAAGCCCGAGTCAAATCTCCGCGTTGATTGCAGCATTTGTTCCGGTTGCGGTAAGTTATGCGTTACGCCCGTTCATCCACATGGATCATCAATTGTATCCGACAACTTTCAGCGCCTCAGACGGATTGTTGATTTTAGGAGTTATAACGATGTTACAAAGTATCGTTGCACTCTATCAAAGAAACGACCTCAGAATGATGACCGCGAAAGTCGCTTTGTTTCATAGCGGTGCGATCGGAATTTTTCTTTGGATGGATTTACCGGATCCAGTTTTTAATTTCGTAATGGCCGGAAACATAGTTTTGAAATCGGTATTATTCTTAACGATGGGAATCGTAAGAATGGATGCAGGTAAAAGAGAATTGAGTAAGATTTTCCTTTCCGAAAAAATTAACAAAAAAGCACTTTCGCTTTATACCGCGTCTTTATTTGTCGCGTTTGTACTTCCAGGTTCTCCGATTTTCGTAAATGATCTTTTACTTTTGAAAGTAGGTTGGGCTCAAGGCCAATGGTTTGTGATCACGGTTCCGTTTTTAGGATTGATCTTCTTCGGTGTGTTACTCTACAAAACGGTTCCACTTTTTAACTTAGAAGACAGACCTTTTGCAAAAGAGTTTGCGAGTACTTTACAGATTCGTATGACTAACTCTCTTTTACTTTTTATAATGGTGTTGGGTCTAGGTATATGGGGTTTTTATCACCTACTGCAAGGAGAATTTTGA
- a CDS encoding 4Fe-4S dicluster domain-containing protein has translation MKIVFEILNIFRPAKTMNYKKVSPLNPNARGIPVPVLSSNESCLTCKSCEQVCPTHSLKIISKDKMSFDYGACLQCGRCSEVCSNGKIIDSGFVHVYSTDREALQVVYTNGMLDEKPEMETEEVKQFRKVTKKTGFQFREVAASGNNTTEAEINASFNALFDSEASKIRVVASPKHADALVYSGPVGPNMEGPLDTAWETMPSPKALVACGSEAISGGLFKLGKLPKQPDLFIGGDPPRPDVIVSAFRYLMGTWEFSFRAELSKYVQNLKNDK, from the coding sequence ATGAAAATTGTATTCGAAATATTGAATATTTTTCGCCCAGCAAAGACGATGAACTATAAAAAAGTATCTCCTCTAAATCCAAACGCGAGAGGAATTCCAGTTCCGGTTTTATCTTCGAACGAATCCTGTTTAACTTGCAAATCTTGCGAACAGGTCTGTCCGACTCATTCCCTTAAGATTATATCTAAGGATAAGATGAGTTTTGATTATGGCGCTTGTCTTCAATGTGGAAGATGTTCCGAAGTATGTTCCAACGGAAAGATTATAGATTCCGGTTTTGTTCATGTATATTCAACCGATCGTGAAGCGTTACAAGTAGTATATACAAATGGAATGCTGGATGAAAAACCGGAAATGGAAACGGAAGAAGTAAAACAATTCAGAAAGGTTACTAAAAAAACCGGCTTTCAATTTAGAGAAGTAGCGGCTAGCGGAAACAATACGACCGAAGCGGAAATAAATGCAAGTTTCAACGCTCTTTTTGACAGTGAGGCAAGTAAGATTCGAGTAGTAGCTTCTCCAAAACACGCCGACGCGCTGGTGTATTCAGGACCGGTAGGACCGAATATGGAAGGCCCATTGGATACGGCTTGGGAAACGATGCCTTCTCCAAAAGCTTTAGTAGCCTGTGGATCAGAAGCAATTTCTGGGGGACTTTTTAAACTAGGTAAACTTCCAAAACAACCAGATTTATTTATTGGAGGAGATCCTCCTCGTCCCGATGTAATCGTTTCAGCGTTTCGTTATCTAATGGGAACTTGGGAGTTTTCTTTTAGAGCAGAACTTTCAAAATATGTCCAAAATTTAAAGAATGATAAATAG
- a CDS encoding response regulator has translation MKNKKPNLILISSNQKIIIVDDNQKYAQQLSSLLLSQKETIQITYAENIRSGYKKILKENFEVFFCDITIGKRLVGFYLVHRLRKRNDRIKIILMSTIFDHPIFFILFYRIIKFSFGLNGICRKSDVINRKLVIY, from the coding sequence ATGAAAAATAAGAAACCAAATTTGATTCTAATATCTTCAAACCAGAAAATTATCATCGTAGACGATAACCAGAAATATGCGCAACAACTAAGTTCTTTATTGCTTTCACAAAAAGAAACAATACAAATAACATATGCTGAAAATATTCGTAGTGGATATAAAAAAATTTTAAAAGAAAACTTTGAGGTTTTTTTCTGTGATATTACAATAGGAAAAAGATTGGTTGGTTTTTATTTGGTTCATAGATTAAGAAAACGAAACGATAGAATTAAAATTATATTGATGTCTACTATCTTTGATCATCCTATTTTTTTTATCTTATTTTACCGTATTATAAAATTCAGCTTTGGTTTAAATGGCATTTGTAGAAAATCAGACGTTATAAATAGAAAGCTGGTAATTTATTAA
- a CDS encoding glycosyl hydrolase family 18 protein: MNILKILTALSLFVGNPLWGIDLPFHWNYVLITSIKKQSTSYWSNVFSKSHTICYTGAVILSNGYFKFSLLPKSFIKLSKNYKIRLIPLITTVSKNDSSFLGSDITMKIAIENIIDFLKQNPEIAGLHFDIEFLPKSEIGNYKKFLRKLKQELPKEKVLTVAIFPQLEFPNQNLIVHSDLFEEKSIDEFVLMSYDFHSPKTNPGPVTSIPLTKKNLEFLLKRISNSKLWLGLPLYGYFWNRNGKVQILTQKNLEKFRENSEIILNEDGFSFVKNSKGEGYILDSNTLEKYDVLINTFQLKGAAFWRIGF, encoded by the coding sequence GTGAACATCTTAAAAATTCTTACCGCATTGTCGTTGTTTGTTGGAAACCCTCTCTGGGGAATCGATTTACCTTTTCATTGGAATTACGTTTTAATTACATCCATTAAGAAACAATCAACCTCTTATTGGTCTAATGTTTTTTCAAAATCGCATACGATCTGTTACACAGGGGCCGTCATTTTATCAAATGGTTATTTTAAGTTTTCATTACTTCCTAAGAGTTTTATCAAATTAAGTAAAAATTATAAAATCAGACTAATTCCTTTGATTACCACCGTTTCTAAAAATGATTCTAGCTTTTTAGGTTCGGATATTACGATGAAAATCGCGATTGAAAACATAATCGATTTTTTAAAACAAAACCCCGAAATCGCGGGATTACATTTTGATATAGAATTTCTTCCTAAGTCTGAGATTGGGAATTATAAAAAATTTTTAAGAAAGTTAAAACAAGAACTTCCTAAAGAAAAAGTTCTTACTGTTGCTATATTTCCTCAATTAGAATTTCCTAATCAAAACTTGATCGTTCATTCTGATCTTTTTGAAGAGAAATCCATTGATGAATTTGTTTTGATGAGTTATGATTTTCATTCTCCGAAGACCAATCCTGGACCTGTTACTTCTATTCCACTGACAAAAAAGAACTTAGAGTTTTTATTAAAACGAATTTCTAATTCAAAACTTTGGCTTGGGCTTCCTCTTTACGGATATTTTTGGAATCGAAATGGTAAAGTTCAAATTTTGACACAAAAGAATCTGGAAAAATTTAGGGAAAATTCGGAAATCATCTTAAATGAAGACGGTTTTTCCTTTGTCAAAAACAGTAAAGGGGAAGGTTATATTTTGGATTCAAATACTTTGGAAAAGTATGATGTTCTTATTAATACGTTTCAACTCAAAGGAGCCGCTTTTTGGAGAATAGGATTTTAG
- a CDS encoding fructosamine kinase family protein, translating into MVIHADLEEAICEGLDKLGILNSGHKPKVTFHSSSLNEIYLAKLPHHSFGVKVISNKEMAETEKESLEQLFRIGVRVPECYGIVQTGSLWLLVMDYIESGSVSTAREDLIRSLKLLYRKDSNSWGWKRNNFIGTLSQKNQWYSSFEKFFWESRLSTQLNLALSRKLITTKDAENVKEVFQKFTEEWSLNQSNPRLIHGDLWSGNILTGKNGHSYLIDPSISFSHPEQDLAMLNLFGSSLNLEEMQRILSYCGIENPEHFKDRIPFWQMYPVLVHINLFGPSYLSSLRQILRYYGKS; encoded by the coding sequence GTGGTTATCCATGCGGATTTAGAAGAGGCAATCTGCGAAGGTTTGGACAAACTCGGAATTTTAAATTCCGGTCACAAACCCAAGGTAACCTTTCATTCTTCTAGCCTCAATGAAATTTATCTTGCTAAACTTCCTCATCATTCCTTTGGAGTAAAAGTCATTTCTAACAAAGAAATGGCAGAAACCGAAAAAGAATCTTTAGAACAACTTTTTAGAATTGGAGTACGTGTTCCTGAATGTTATGGAATTGTACAAACCGGAAGTCTTTGGCTTTTAGTGATGGACTATATTGAATCCGGATCGGTCTCGACTGCAAGAGAAGATTTAATTCGTAGTTTAAAATTACTCTATCGCAAAGATTCTAATTCTTGGGGATGGAAACGGAATAATTTTATTGGAACTCTCTCCCAAAAAAATCAATGGTATTCTAGTTTTGAAAAGTTCTTTTGGGAAAGTCGTTTATCAACTCAATTGAACTTGGCTCTTTCTCGTAAATTGATTACGACCAAGGATGCAGAAAACGTAAAAGAAGTTTTTCAAAAATTTACGGAAGAATGGTCTCTCAATCAAAGTAACCCTAGATTGATACACGGAGACCTTTGGTCGGGCAACATACTTACCGGTAAAAATGGACATTCTTATTTGATCGACCCTTCCATTTCTTTTTCACATCCGGAACAAGATCTAGCTATGCTTAATTTATTTGGTAGTTCTTTAAATTTAGAAGAAATGCAAAGAATACTTTCTTATTGTGGAATCGAAAACCCGGAACATTTTAAGGATAGAATTCCGTTTTGGCAAATGTATCCGGTTTTAGTTCATATCAATCTTTTTGGTCCTTCCTACTTATCTTCTCTTCGACAAATCCTACGTTATTACGGTAAAAGTTAA
- a CDS encoding ABC transporter ATP-binding protein: protein MNLNIKSSESEENLIEVQNVTKRFKNTIAVNNLSLQIRKGEFVALLGPNGAGKTTLIEMLEGIQKPDSGSISILGTTWKKNETFLRSKVGLALQETRFMDRITVQETLNLFGTFYKSKKERLSEILGLINLEEKQKTYVGNLSGGQRQRLALGISILNNPEILFLDEPTTGLDPGARRDIWKILDGLRQNKTTMILTTHYMEEAETLCERIIIMDHGKILDQGSLMELLGKTEGDEIIRLSMKDGSNPESWIPPCKFFWDSSKLEARIHVSSITEYLPELMQTISISGKKLNTLECHRKTLDDIFLSMTGRGLEE from the coding sequence TTGAATCTAAATATAAAGTCATCCGAATCGGAAGAAAATTTGATAGAAGTTCAAAACGTAACTAAACGTTTTAAAAATACAATCGCAGTCAATAATCTAAGTCTCCAAATCCGCAAAGGAGAATTTGTTGCATTGCTCGGACCAAACGGAGCCGGAAAAACGACTTTAATTGAAATGTTGGAAGGAATACAAAAACCGGACTCCGGATCCATATCGATTCTTGGAACCACTTGGAAAAAAAACGAAACCTTTCTCCGATCCAAAGTGGGTTTAGCTCTTCAGGAAACCAGGTTTATGGATCGGATTACGGTTCAAGAAACTCTGAATCTTTTCGGAACTTTTTATAAAAGTAAAAAAGAAAGATTAAGCGAGATTCTAGGATTGATCAATCTGGAAGAAAAACAAAAAACATACGTAGGTAATCTTTCCGGTGGCCAAAGGCAAAGATTGGCTCTTGGGATTTCTATATTAAATAATCCTGAAATTCTTTTTTTAGATGAACCTACAACCGGACTGGATCCGGGAGCAAGAAGAGATATTTGGAAAATTTTAGACGGTCTTAGACAAAATAAAACTACGATGATTCTCACTACCCATTATATGGAAGAAGCGGAAACACTTTGCGAAAGAATCATCATTATGGATCATGGAAAAATTCTAGATCAGGGATCTTTAATGGAACTCCTAGGAAAAACGGAAGGGGATGAGATCATCCGACTTTCTATGAAGGACGGTTCTAATCCCGAAAGTTGGATTCCACCTTGTAAATTTTTTTGGGATTCTTCAAAACTGGAAGCGAGGATTCACGTTTCTTCAATTACAGAATATTTGCCCGAATTGATGCAGACAATTTCTATATCCGGAAAAAAATTAAACACTTTAGAATGTCATAGAAAAACGTTAGACGACATTTTTCTAAGTATGACAGGAAGAGGACTGGAAGAATGA